The proteins below are encoded in one region of Mangifera indica cultivar Alphonso chromosome 7, CATAS_Mindica_2.1, whole genome shotgun sequence:
- the LOC123220988 gene encoding protein misato homolog 1-like isoform X1, with protein MREIVTIQVGGFANFIGSHFWNFQDELLGLASDPEGDSVFKNQCLNMDVLYRTGETHQGILTYTPRLVSVDFQGSLGSVSSCGTLYNEASSVPSDVVTWKGSVSTQVSEPHKKNLFLQSLYKEEQENLTVMNAAKDKRNDFQREIEDKDMVECLDNGVQYWTDFSKVHYHPQSLYELSGLWMDVQEFDNYGIGRDASSGSFREDTCERLRFFVEECDHVQGFQFIVDDSGGFSAVAADFLENIADEYTNTPVLLYAARSPTSYTNLRSRKQTVFRDLHDSVSFSRLVPYCKLIVPVGLPSLSTSKATTFLHIEDEKPYHCSAVYAAALHSASLPLRMESVGPFADSCAVSGAVDVNEFVQMLAGQARQNMVSILDVSMPAPPLTRKQGEQSLIGSLQPLTPEVADDVDDSQAVESMIVHGALGSDGYHASVSAVKDSVNAVYEHAISRPMFCHLSVAQCPLPIPLPFPSIFGNLVGQHGELLNSPILGSTLRGSLDVHSIPMAARLRSSNSILPFLQNRLGNLRKFGIKRGALGAELLRSWGFGTDEIQDMGETLSKMVAALVPESELSSDSD; from the exons ATGAGAGAAATCGTGACAATCCAAGTGGGAGGTTTTGCTAACTTCATTGGCTCTCATTTCTGGAACTTCCAG gATGAGTTACTTGGGCTGGCTTCTGACCCTGAAGGGGATTCAGTCTTCAAAAATCAGTGTCTGAATATGGACGTGCTCTACCGCACCGGCGAGACTCATCAG GGGATTCTTACATATACTCCTCGCCTAGTTTCGGTTGACTTTCAAG GATCCCTTGGATCAGTCAGTTCATGTGGTACATTGTACAATGAGGCTTCCTCTGTGCCTTCAGATGTTGTGACATg GAAGGGTAGTGTTTCCACTCAAGTGTCTGAGCCTCATAAGAAGAATCTGTTCTTACAAAGTTTGTACAAGGAAGAGCAGGAAAACCTCACAGTGATGAATGCTGCGAAGGATAAGAGGAATGATTTTCAAAGAGAAATTGAGGATAAGGATATGGTTGAATGCTTAGATAATGGTGTCCAATATTGGACAGACTTCTCAAAAGTCCACTATCATCCTCAGAGTCTCTATGAATTAAGTGGATTATGGATGGATGTTCAGGAATTTGACAATTACGGAATTGGAAGGGATGCTTCCTCTGGAAGTTTTCGAGAAGACACATGTGAAAGGCTTCGTTTTTTTGTAGAAGAGTGTGACCATGTCCAG GGTTTTCAATTTATTGTTGATGACTCTGGAGGTTTTTCAGCTGTAGCTGCTGACTTTTTGGAGAATATTGCTGATGAGTACACTAACACTCCAGTGTTGCTCTATGCTGCCCGCAGTCCCACCTCTTATACGAATCTTAGAAGCAGGAAGCAAACAGTGTTCAGGGACCTTCATGATTCAGTTTCATTTTCAAGATTAGTGCCCTACTGTAAATTGATTGTGCCAGTTGGTTTACCCTCCTTGAGTACAA GCAAAGCTACGACATTCCTTCATATTGAAGATGAGAAGCCTTACCACTGTAGTGCAGTTTATGCTGCAGCTCTACACTCTGCCAGTCTTCCTTTACGGATGGAGTCAGTTGGGCCATTTGCGGATTCATGTGCTGTCTCTGGTGCTGTGGATGTTAATGAATTTGTACAAATGTTAGCTGGGCAAGCTAGGCAGAATATGGTGTCTATTCTGGATGTTTCAATGCCAGCACCACCATTGACTC GGAAACAGGGTGAGCAATCCTTGATCGGGAGTTTGCAGCCTTTGACACCAGAAGTGGCAGATGATGTGGACGACTCTCAGGCCGTGGAATCCATGATTGTTCATGGAGCACTTGGTTCCG ATGGTTATCATGCTTCAGTTTCTGCAGTGAAGGATTCAGTTAATGCCGTTTATGAACATGCAATAAGTAGACCAATGTTTTGCCATCTATCAGTTGCTCAATGTCCACTTCCCATTCCCTTGCCATTTCCTTCAATTTTCGGGAATCTTGTTGGTCAACATGGTGAGCTGTTGAACAGCCCAATTTTGGGGTCTACATTGAGAGGATCACTCGATGTTCATTCTATACCAATGGCTGCCAGATTGCGATCAAGCAACTCCATTTTGCCATTTCTGCAAAATAGATTGGGGAATCTTCGGAAATTTGGAATAAAGCGTGGAGCTCTCGGGGCTGAGCTGCTTAGAAGTTGGGGTTTCGGGACAGATGAAATCCAGGACATGGGAGAGACGCTGTCAAAAATGGTTGCGGCATTAGTTCCCGAATCTGAATTGTCCTCTGACTCAGATTAA
- the LOC123220992 gene encoding acetolactate synthase small subunit 2, chloroplastic-like isoform X2, with amino-acid sequence MAAVSTLESPTCFLKPSSDSKIPPSISKFSPFLSYSVSISNKTFHKSKSLVVSAASSDNKTIDSCFPAPAPTRPKVRRHTISVFVGDESGMINRIAGVFARRGYNIESLAVGLNKDRALFTIVVSGTDNVLQQVVEQLQKLVNVLKVEDISNEPQVERELMLIKVNAYPEFRAEIMWLVDIFRAKIVDISEHSLTIEVTGDPGKMVAVQRNLSKFGIREIARTGKIALRREKMGASAPFWRFSAASYPDLEGPTSVNGLAGAEDKSYASGTDTSAGGDVYPVESDDVLPYNQVLDAHWGVLNDEDTSGLRSHTLSMIVNDSPGVLNIVTGVFARRGYNIQSLAVGHAETEGLSRITTVVPGTDESVSKLVQQLYKLIEIHEVRDLTHLPFAERELMMIKIAVNATARRDVLDIASIFRAKAVDVSDHTITLELTGDLDKMVALQRLLEPYGICEVARTGRIALVRESGVDSKHLRGYSFPL; translated from the exons ATGGCCGCCGTTTCTACACTAGAGTCACCAACCTGCTTCCTGAAACCTTCCTCAGACTCTAAGATCCCTCCTTCCATCTCAAAGTTTTCACCTTTTCTTTCGTATTCGGTCTCCATATCTAACAAGACCTTTCACAAGTCCAAGAGTTTGGTGGTCTCTGCTGCAAGTTCTGATAATAAAACCATTGATAGCTGCTTTCCTGCCCCGGCTCCCACTCGCCCGAA GGTGAGACGACACACAATTTCTGTGTTTGTTGGGGATGAAAGTGGAATGATAAATCGTATTGCTGGTGTCTTTGCAAGGAGGGGATATAATATTGAATCCCTTGCTGTTGGTCTGAATAAGGACAGGGCACTCTTCACCATAGTTGTTTCTGGAACTGACAATGTTCTGCAGCAAGTAGTGGAACAGCTTCAGAAACTTGTTAATGTTTTGAAG GTTGAAGATATCTCAAATGAGCCCCAGGTAGAACGTGAACTAATGCTTATAAAAGTGAATGCATATCCAGAATTCCGTGCTGAG ATTATGTGGCTAGTGGACATATTTAGGGCGAAAATTGTGGATATTTCTGAACACTCATTAACAATTGAG GTAACTGGAGATCCAGGGAAAATGGTTGCTGTGCAAAGGAATTTAAGCAAGTTTGGAATCCGAGAAATTGCAAGAACTGGAAAG ATTGCCTTGAGAAGGGAAAAAATGGGCGCTTCTGCTCCATTCTGGCGATTTTCAGCAGCTTCATATCCTGATCTTGAAGGACCAACATCTGTCAACGGTCTTGCAGGGGCAGAAGATAAATCATATGCCAGCGGAACTGATACATCTGCAGGG GGAGATGTGTATCCAGTGGAGTCAGATGATGTCCTTCCGTACAATCAAGTGCTTGATGCTCACTGGGGTGTCCTTAATGATGAAGAT ACAAGTGGACTTCGGTCGCATACTCTGTCGATGATTGTAAATGATTCTCCAGGAGTTCTTAACATTGTTACAGGGGTTTTTGCTCGAAGGGGCTATAACATTCAG AGTTTGGCAGTTGGACATGCAGAAACAGAGGGGCTTTCACGAATTACAACTGTTGTTCCTGGTACAGATGAATCAGTTAGCAAGTTGGTGCAGCAACTTTATAAGCTAATAGAGATACATGAG GTTAGGGATCTTACTCATCTGCCATTTGCTGAACGAGaattgatgatgataaagattGCTGTAAACGCCACTGCCCGACGAGATGTCCTTGACATTGCCAGCATCTTCAGGGCCAAAGCTGTCGACGTGTCTGATCATACAATCACTCTTGAG CTCACAGGAGACTTAGACAAGATGGTTGCATTGCAGAGATTATTAGAGCCTTACGGCATTTGTGAG GTAGCACGAACAGGGAGGATAGCATTGGTTCGTGAATCAGGTGTGGATTCCAAGCACCTCCGCGGATATTCGTTTCCTCTATAA
- the LOC123220988 gene encoding protein misato homolog 1-like isoform X2 has product MREIVTIQVGGFANFIGSHFWNFQDELLGLASDPEGDSVFKNQCLNMDVLYRTGETHQGILTYTPRLVSVDFQGSLGSVSSCGTLYNEASSVPSDVVTWKGSVSTQVSEPHKKNLFLQSLYKEEQENLTVMNAAKDKRNDFQREIEDKDMVECLDNGVQYWTDFSKVHYHPQSLYELSGLWMDVQEFDNYGIGRDASSGSFREDTCERLRFFVEECDHVQGFQFIVDDSGGFSAVAADFLENIADEYTNTPVLLYAARSPTSYTNLRSRKQTVFRDLHDSVSFSRLVPYCKLIVPVGLPSLSTTTTFLHIEDEKPYHCSAVYAAALHSASLPLRMESVGPFADSCAVSGAVDVNEFVQMLAGQARQNMVSILDVSMPAPPLTRKQGEQSLIGSLQPLTPEVADDVDDSQAVESMIVHGALGSDGYHASVSAVKDSVNAVYEHAISRPMFCHLSVAQCPLPIPLPFPSIFGNLVGQHGELLNSPILGSTLRGSLDVHSIPMAARLRSSNSILPFLQNRLGNLRKFGIKRGALGAELLRSWGFGTDEIQDMGETLSKMVAALVPESELSSDSD; this is encoded by the exons ATGAGAGAAATCGTGACAATCCAAGTGGGAGGTTTTGCTAACTTCATTGGCTCTCATTTCTGGAACTTCCAG gATGAGTTACTTGGGCTGGCTTCTGACCCTGAAGGGGATTCAGTCTTCAAAAATCAGTGTCTGAATATGGACGTGCTCTACCGCACCGGCGAGACTCATCAG GGGATTCTTACATATACTCCTCGCCTAGTTTCGGTTGACTTTCAAG GATCCCTTGGATCAGTCAGTTCATGTGGTACATTGTACAATGAGGCTTCCTCTGTGCCTTCAGATGTTGTGACATg GAAGGGTAGTGTTTCCACTCAAGTGTCTGAGCCTCATAAGAAGAATCTGTTCTTACAAAGTTTGTACAAGGAAGAGCAGGAAAACCTCACAGTGATGAATGCTGCGAAGGATAAGAGGAATGATTTTCAAAGAGAAATTGAGGATAAGGATATGGTTGAATGCTTAGATAATGGTGTCCAATATTGGACAGACTTCTCAAAAGTCCACTATCATCCTCAGAGTCTCTATGAATTAAGTGGATTATGGATGGATGTTCAGGAATTTGACAATTACGGAATTGGAAGGGATGCTTCCTCTGGAAGTTTTCGAGAAGACACATGTGAAAGGCTTCGTTTTTTTGTAGAAGAGTGTGACCATGTCCAG GGTTTTCAATTTATTGTTGATGACTCTGGAGGTTTTTCAGCTGTAGCTGCTGACTTTTTGGAGAATATTGCTGATGAGTACACTAACACTCCAGTGTTGCTCTATGCTGCCCGCAGTCCCACCTCTTATACGAATCTTAGAAGCAGGAAGCAAACAGTGTTCAGGGACCTTCATGATTCAGTTTCATTTTCAAGATTAGTGCCCTACTGTAAATTGATTGTGCCAGTTGGTTTACCCTCCTTGAGTACAA CTACGACATTCCTTCATATTGAAGATGAGAAGCCTTACCACTGTAGTGCAGTTTATGCTGCAGCTCTACACTCTGCCAGTCTTCCTTTACGGATGGAGTCAGTTGGGCCATTTGCGGATTCATGTGCTGTCTCTGGTGCTGTGGATGTTAATGAATTTGTACAAATGTTAGCTGGGCAAGCTAGGCAGAATATGGTGTCTATTCTGGATGTTTCAATGCCAGCACCACCATTGACTC GGAAACAGGGTGAGCAATCCTTGATCGGGAGTTTGCAGCCTTTGACACCAGAAGTGGCAGATGATGTGGACGACTCTCAGGCCGTGGAATCCATGATTGTTCATGGAGCACTTGGTTCCG ATGGTTATCATGCTTCAGTTTCTGCAGTGAAGGATTCAGTTAATGCCGTTTATGAACATGCAATAAGTAGACCAATGTTTTGCCATCTATCAGTTGCTCAATGTCCACTTCCCATTCCCTTGCCATTTCCTTCAATTTTCGGGAATCTTGTTGGTCAACATGGTGAGCTGTTGAACAGCCCAATTTTGGGGTCTACATTGAGAGGATCACTCGATGTTCATTCTATACCAATGGCTGCCAGATTGCGATCAAGCAACTCCATTTTGCCATTTCTGCAAAATAGATTGGGGAATCTTCGGAAATTTGGAATAAAGCGTGGAGCTCTCGGGGCTGAGCTGCTTAGAAGTTGGGGTTTCGGGACAGATGAAATCCAGGACATGGGAGAGACGCTGTCAAAAATGGTTGCGGCATTAGTTCCCGAATCTGAATTGTCCTCTGACTCAGATTAA
- the LOC123220992 gene encoding acetolactate synthase small subunit 2, chloroplastic-like isoform X1 translates to MAAISTLQSPICFPKPSSDSKIPPSISKFSPFLSCSVSISNKTFHKSKSLVVSAASSDNKTIDSSFPAPAPTRPKVRRHTISVFVGDESGMINRIAGVFARRGYNIESLAVGLNKDRALFTIVVSGTDNVLQQVVEQLQKLVNVLKVEDISNEPQVERELMLIKVNAYPEFRAEIMWLVDIFRAKIVDISEHSLTIEVTGDPGKMVAVQRNLSKFGIREIARTGKIALRREKMGASAPFWRFSAASYPDLEGPTSVNGLAGAEDKSYASGTDTSAGGDVYPVESDDVLPYNQVLDAHWGVLNDEDTSGLRSHTLSMIVNDSPGVLNIVTGVFARRGYNIQSLAVGHAETEGLSRITTVVPGTDESVSKLVQQLYKLIEIHEVRDLTHLPFAERELMMIKIAVNATARRDVLDIASIFRAKAVDVSDHTITLELTGDLDKMVALQRLLEPYGICEVARTGRIALVRESGVDSKHLRGYSFPL, encoded by the exons ATGGCCGCCATTTCTACACTACAGTCACCAATCTGCTTCCCGAAACCTTCCTCAGACTCAAAGATCCCTCCTTCCATCTCAAAGTTTTCACCTTTTCTTTCGTGTTCAGTCTCCATATCTAACAAGACCTTTCACAAGTCCAAGAGTTTGGTGGTCTCTGCTGCAAGTTCTGATAATAAGACCATTGATAGCTCCTTTCCTGCCCCGGCTCCCACTCGCCCGAA GGTGAGACGACACACAATTTCTGTGTTTGTTGGGGATGAAAGTGGAATGATAAATCGTATTGCTGGTGTCTTTGCAAGGAGGGGATATAATATTGAATCCCTTGCTGTTGGTCTGAATAAGGACAGGGCACTCTTCACCATAGTTGTTTCTGGAACTGACAATGTTCTGCAGCAAGTAGTGGAACAGCTTCAGAAACTTGTTAATGTTTTGAAG GTTGAAGATATCTCAAATGAGCCCCAGGTAGAACGTGAACTAATGCTTATAAAAGTGAATGCATATCCAGAATTCCGTGCTGAG ATTATGTGGCTAGTGGACATATTTAGGGCGAAAATTGTGGATATTTCTGAACACTCATTAACAATTGAG GTAACTGGAGATCCAGGGAAAATGGTTGCTGTGCAAAGGAATTTAAGCAAGTTTGGAATCCGAGAAATTGCAAGAACTGGAAAG ATTGCCTTGAGAAGGGAAAAAATGGGCGCTTCTGCTCCATTCTGGCGATTTTCAGCAGCTTCATATCCTGATCTTGAAGGACCAACATCTGTCAACGGTCTTGCAGGGGCAGAAGATAAATCATATGCCAGCGGAACTGATACATCTGCAGGG GGAGATGTGTATCCAGTGGAGTCAGATGATGTCCTTCCGTACAATCAAGTGCTTGATGCTCACTGGGGTGTCCTTAATGATGAAGAT ACAAGTGGACTTCGGTCGCATACTCTGTCGATGATTGTAAATGATTCTCCAGGAGTTCTTAACATTGTTACAGGGGTTTTTGCTCGAAGGGGCTATAACATTCAG AGTTTGGCAGTTGGACATGCAGAAACAGAGGGGCTTTCACGAATTACAACTGTTGTTCCTGGTACAGATGAATCAGTTAGCAAGTTGGTGCAGCAACTTTATAAGCTAATAGAGATACATGAG GTTAGGGATCTTACTCATCTGCCATTTGCTGAACGAGaattgatgatgataaagattGCTGTAAACGCCACTGCCCGACGAGATGTCCTTGACATTGCCAGCATCTTCAGGGCCAAAGCTGTCGACGTGTCTGATCATACAATCACTCTTGAG CTCACAGGAGACTTAGACAAGATGGTTGCATTGCAGAGATTATTAGAGCCTTACGGCATTTGTGAG GTAGCACGAACAGGGAGGATAGCATTGGTTCGTGAATCAGGTGTGGATTCCAAGCACCTCCGCGGATATTCGTTTCCTCTATAA